One Curtobacterium sp. BH-2-1-1 genomic region harbors:
- a CDS encoding FMN-binding protein, with product MRARIIAGGVVSSIAVLVIGWQLGGQPAVTAPAQQSTTSGAGTTGSSTGTGTTGGSSATGTFTGDTTQTRYGPVQVQITVANGTITDVTALQLTNSDGRSVQISQQAAPILRQEALQAQSAQIQSVSGATFTSEGYTTSLQSAIDKAGL from the coding sequence ATGAGAGCGCGCATCATCGCCGGCGGGGTCGTCTCCTCGATCGCGGTCCTGGTCATCGGGTGGCAGCTCGGCGGCCAGCCCGCGGTCACCGCACCAGCACAGCAGAGCACGACGTCCGGTGCCGGCACCACCGGCAGCAGCACCGGCACCGGCACCACCGGCGGGTCCTCCGCCACCGGCACCTTCACCGGCGACACGACGCAGACCCGGTACGGCCCGGTGCAGGTCCAGATCACCGTCGCGAACGGGACGATCACCGACGTCACCGCGCTGCAGCTCACGAACAGCGACGGGCGGTCGGTGCAGATCAGTCAGCAGGCGGCCCCCATCCTCCGTCAGGAGGCGCTGCAGGCGCAGTCCGCGCAGATCCAGTCCGTCAGCGGCGCGACCTTCACCAGTGAGGGCTACACGACGTCCCTCCAGTCCGCGATCGACAAGGCCGGACTGTGA
- a CDS encoding FAD:protein FMN transferase, translated as MSGVTTFETMGTVVSLRGATPGAASEVRAVFAGYDHRYSLYDPSSVLSSVADGSVRLADTPSEVRDVYALALDWRERTGGAFTPHRPDGVIDLSGVVKALAIRDAGAVLDAASSSGDWMVSAGGDVLVRGHHRADDPWSVGVVDPAHRDTVVGVVRLEAPRRAVATSGTAERGEHIWRRATPTFVQATVIADDIVTADVLATAVVAGDEDDLRRLTSDADVDVLAFAADGTVWATPGARSAVRTEDGATSAAT; from the coding sequence GTGAGCGGCGTCACCACCTTCGAGACGATGGGCACCGTCGTGAGCCTCCGGGGAGCCACCCCGGGGGCCGCATCCGAAGTGCGCGCCGTCTTCGCCGGCTACGACCACCGATACAGCCTGTACGACCCGTCGTCGGTCCTCAGCAGCGTCGCCGACGGTTCGGTCCGGCTCGCGGACACCCCGTCCGAGGTGCGTGACGTCTACGCGCTCGCGCTCGACTGGCGGGAGCGCACCGGGGGCGCGTTCACCCCGCACCGCCCGGACGGCGTGATCGACCTCTCCGGCGTCGTGAAGGCGCTCGCGATCCGCGACGCCGGAGCCGTCCTCGACGCCGCGAGCAGCAGCGGCGACTGGATGGTCAGCGCCGGCGGCGACGTGCTCGTCCGCGGCCACCACCGCGCCGACGACCCCTGGAGCGTCGGCGTCGTCGATCCGGCCCACCGGGACACCGTCGTCGGCGTCGTCCGGCTCGAGGCACCTCGTCGTGCCGTCGCGACCTCCGGCACCGCCGAGCGCGGCGAGCACATCTGGCGCCGGGCGACCCCGACGTTCGTCCAGGCGACGGTCATCGCCGACGACATCGTCACGGCGGACGTCCTCGCGACCGCGGTCGTCGCCGGCGACGAGGACGACCTCCGGCGGCTCACGAGCGACGCCGACGTCGACGTGCTCGCGTTCGCCGCCGACGGCACGGTCTGGGCGACCCCCGGCGCCAGGTCGGCCGTACGCACCGAGGACGGGGCGACGTCCGCCGCGACCTGA
- a CDS encoding RNA polymerase sigma factor yields the protein MDDDRKAGMDHDDPLLRAEDATLVVRAAEGDVRAFEVLARRHGPVMRLYAEQMLGSNVESDDVVQDSFLTGWRRLSDLNDPARFRPWVMQIVTRKALDRLRRRRHHDDVDTVQHPAEVARQPERIVETRMQLDAMWTALDRLPADQRRCWLLRETAGYSYQQIADELELPVSTVRGLLARARRFLTVEMEAWR from the coding sequence GTGGACGACGACCGGAAGGCGGGGATGGACCACGACGATCCCCTCCTGCGTGCGGAGGACGCCACGCTCGTGGTCCGTGCCGCCGAGGGCGACGTGCGAGCGTTCGAGGTCCTCGCCCGCCGCCACGGCCCGGTGATGCGCCTCTACGCCGAGCAGATGCTCGGTTCGAACGTCGAGTCGGACGACGTCGTGCAGGACTCCTTCCTGACCGGCTGGCGTCGACTGTCCGACCTCAACGACCCGGCCCGGTTCCGTCCGTGGGTGATGCAGATCGTCACCCGGAAGGCGCTCGACCGGCTCCGCCGACGACGACACCACGACGACGTCGACACCGTGCAGCACCCGGCCGAGGTCGCTCGGCAGCCGGAGCGTATCGTCGAGACGCGGATGCAGCTCGACGCGATGTGGACCGCGCTCGACCGCCTCCCCGCAGACCAGCGGCGGTGCTGGCTCCTGCGTGAGACGGCCGGCTACAGCTACCAGCAGATCGCCGACGAACTCGAGCTGCCGGTGTCGACGGTGCGTGGGCTGCTCGCTCGTGCCCGTCGGTTCCTGACCGTGGAGATGGAGGCATGGCGATGA
- a CDS encoding Asp23/Gls24 family envelope stress response protein has protein sequence MADTTTTTTASAATASGVARNTGTHTGGVTGKTTIDDTVVSKVAGIAAREVNGVHSLGNGAARAIGAIRDAIGQRDFGQGVKVEVGEKQVAADIVIVAEYPVALQQVADGVRAGVARALEQIVGMEVAEVNVTVQDVFIPGDDDDKDDEKKEARVA, from the coding sequence ATGGCTGACACCACGACCACCACGACTGCTTCGGCTGCGACGGCTTCGGGGGTCGCTCGGAACACGGGCACCCACACCGGCGGCGTCACGGGCAAGACCACGATCGACGACACCGTCGTGTCGAAGGTCGCCGGGATCGCTGCGCGTGAGGTGAACGGGGTGCACTCCCTCGGCAACGGTGCCGCGCGTGCGATCGGTGCGATCCGTGACGCGATCGGGCAGCGTGACTTCGGGCAGGGCGTCAAGGTCGAGGTCGGCGAGAAGCAGGTCGCCGCGGACATCGTGATCGTCGCGGAGTACCCCGTCGCCCTGCAGCAGGTCGCTGACGGTGTCCGCGCCGGTGTCGCTCGTGCGCTGGAGCAGATCGTGGGCATGGAGGTCGCCGAGGTGAACGTGACCGTGCAGGACGTGTTCATCCCGGGTGACGACGACGACAAGGACGACGAGAAGAAGGAAGCGCGAGTCGCATGA
- a CDS encoding DUF2273 domain-containing protein: MSNTLIGALIGAILAVVALQFGFWGFVLVVVFGAVGALVAALVTGRIDRGALADVLTGRRSSR; this comes from the coding sequence ATGAGCAACACACTGATCGGAGCCCTCATCGGGGCGATCCTCGCCGTCGTGGCGTTGCAGTTCGGGTTCTGGGGCTTCGTGCTCGTGGTCGTGTTCGGTGCCGTCGGGGCTCTCGTGGCCGCGCTGGTCACCGGCCGCATCGACCGGGGTGCCCTCGCCGACGTGCTGACCGGACGCCGGAGCTCCCGGTGA